A genomic segment from Coturnix japonica isolate 7356 chromosome 26, Coturnix japonica 2.1, whole genome shotgun sequence encodes:
- the CLPS gene encoding colipase isoform X2 produces MCPPPGRAQRPQNEPRSDESLSGDIGELCVQSAQCKSGCCQRDTGLSLARCSQKAAETQGCSRKSLYGVYYKCPCESGLSCDADWSIVGSITNTDYGICYDKRDSASR; encoded by the exons ATGTGCCCACCTCCAGGACGTGCCCAGCGGCCCCAGAATGAGCCCCGCAGTGATGAAAGCCTCTCTGGG gacattGGAGAGCTGTGCGTGCAGAGCGCGCAGTGCAAGAGCGGCTGCTGCCAGCGGGACACTGGGCTGAGCCTGGCACGGTGCAGCCAGAAGGCGGCCGAGACCCAGGGCTGCTCTCGGAAG AGCCTCTATGGAGTTTACTACAAGTGTCCCTGTGAGAGTGGCCTGTCCTGCGACGCTGACTGGAGCATCGTGGGCTCCATCACCAACACTGACTATGGGATCTGCTATGACAAACGCGACTCTGCATCGCGGTGA
- the CLPS gene encoding colipase isoform X1 translates to MMLPLRLLLVALLVTLALGAPNERGLIFNLDIGELCVQSAQCKSGCCQRDTGLSLARCSQKAAETQGCSRKSLYGVYYKCPCESGLSCDADWSIVGSITNTDYGICYDKRDSASR, encoded by the exons ATGATGCTGCCTCTCCGCCTGCTGCTCGTCGCGCTGCTTGTCACCCTGGCCCTGGGCGCTCCCAATGAGCGGGGTCTCATCTTCAACCTG gacattGGAGAGCTGTGCGTGCAGAGCGCGCAGTGCAAGAGCGGCTGCTGCCAGCGGGACACTGGGCTGAGCCTGGCACGGTGCAGCCAGAAGGCGGCCGAGACCCAGGGCTGCTCTCGGAAG AGCCTCTATGGAGTTTACTACAAGTGTCCCTGTGAGAGTGGCCTGTCCTGCGACGCTGACTGGAGCATCGTGGGCTCCATCACCAACACTGACTATGGGATCTGCTATGACAAACGCGACTCTGCATCGCGGTGA
- the LHFPL5 gene encoding LHFPL tetraspan subfamily member 5 protein, with product MPKLLPAQEAARIYHTNYVRNSRAIGVLWAIFTICFAIVNVVVFIQPYWVGDSVNTPKPGYFGLFSYCIGNALTGELICKGSPLDFGTIPSSAFKTAMFFVGISTFLIIGSILCFSLFFFCNAATVYKVCAWMQLAAATGLMIGCLIYPDGWDSSEVKRMCGDKTDKYTLGACTVRWAYILCIIGILDALILSFLAFVLGNRQDNLLPSDFKAESKEEGNDGADH from the exons ATGCCCAAGCTGCTGCCGGCTCAGGAGGCGGCGCGAATCTACCACACCAACTACGTGCGGAACTCACGGGCCATCGGCGTGCTGTGGGCCATCTTCACCATCTGCTTCGCCATCGTCAACGTGGTGGTCTTCATCCAGCCCTACTGGGTGGGAGACAGCGTCAACACGCCCAAACCCGGTTACTTCGGGCTGTTCTCCTACTGCATCGGCAACGCGCTCACCGGAGAGCTCATCTGTAAGGGAAGCCCCCTGGATTTCGGTACCATCCCCTCCAGCGCCTTCAAAACAGCAATGTTCTTTGTGGGCATCTCCACCTTCCTCATCATCGGCTCAATCCTCTgcttcagcctcttcttcttCTGCAATGCTGCCACTGTCTACAAAGTGTGTGCCTGGATGCAGCTAGCGGCAG CCACTGGGCTGATGATTGGGTGCCTCATCTACCCTGACGGCTGGGACTCGAGCGAGGTGAAGCGCATGTGTGGGGACAAGACAGACAAATACACGTTGGGCGCCTGCACAGTGCGCTGGGCCTACATCCTGTGCATCATCGGCATCCTTGACGCCCTCATCCTCTCCTTCTTGGCCTTTGTGTTGGGGAACCGTCAGGACAACCTCCTGCCATCAGACTTTAAAGCGGAAAGCAAAG aggagggcaatgACGGTGCTGAtcactga